In the Campylobacter showae genome, one interval contains:
- the rpsQ gene encoding 30S ribosomal protein S17 yields MALKREIQGVVLQKAGDKTATILVERRVMHPRYHKFVKRFKKYMIHDEKNETKAGDTVVAIECRPLSARKSFRLKTILATGVE; encoded by the coding sequence ATGGCATTAAAAAGAGAAATTCAAGGTGTCGTTTTACAAAAGGCCGGCGATAAGACGGCTACGATTTTGGTTGAGAGACGCGTTATGCACCCAAGATACCACAAATTCGTAAAACGCTTTAAAAAATATATGATTCACGACGAAAAGAACGAGACAAAAGCGGGTGATACGGTCGTAGCTATCGAATGCAGACCGCTAAGCGCGAGAAAATCTTTCCGCTTAAAGACTATTTTAGCGACGGGGGTTGAGTAA
- the rplN gene encoding 50S ribosomal protein L14, producing the protein MIQSFTRLTVADNSGAKELMCIKVLGGSKRRYATLGDVIICSVKKALPNGKIKKGQVVKAVVVRTKKEVQRDNGSLIRFDENAAVILDNKREPIGTRIFGPVGREVRYANFMKIVSLAPEVL; encoded by the coding sequence ATGATACAATCTTTTACGAGGCTTACAGTCGCTGACAATAGCGGCGCGAAAGAGCTAATGTGTATTAAGGTTTTGGGCGGCAGCAAGAGAAGATACGCGACGCTTGGCGACGTTATCATCTGCTCAGTCAAAAAGGCACTTCCAAACGGTAAGATCAAAAAGGGTCAAGTGGTAAAAGCAGTCGTCGTTAGAACCAAAAAAGAGGTTCAAAGAGATAACGGCTCGCTAATCCGCTTCGACGAAAACGCAGCCGTCATCCTAGATAACAAACGCGAGCCTATCGGTACTCGTATCTTTGGACCGGTCGGCCGTGAGGTTAGATACGCTAACTTTATGAAAATCGTTTCGCTTGCTCCGGAGGTGTTATAA
- the rplX gene encoding 50S ribosomal protein L24 gives MANVKFKVKKGDTVKIIAGDDKGKTGKILSVLAKKGQVIVEGCKVAKKAIKPSEKTPNGGFINKEMPIDISNVAKVEG, from the coding sequence ATGGCTAACGTTAAATTTAAAGTAAAAAAAGGCGATACCGTTAAGATCATCGCAGGCGACGACAAAGGTAAAACAGGTAAAATTTTATCCGTCCTAGCCAAAAAAGGACAAGTCATCGTCGAGGGTTGCAAGGTAGCAAAAAAAGCTATAAAACCTAGCGAAAAGACCCCAAACGGCGGCTTTATCAATAAAGAGATGCCTATTGATATCTCAAACGTTGCAAAAGTTGAGGGCTGA
- the rplE gene encoding 50S ribosomal protein L5: MNRLKAKYNEVVKPALAKEFDIKNPMLIPAIEKIVISVGAGESAKDQKQLQNIADTISLIAGQKAVVTDAKKSVAGFKVREGFPVGVKVTLRKENMFAFLDKLISIALPRVKDFRGLPKDGFDGRGNYNFGLDEQLMFPEVEYDKILRTHGMNIVIVTTTNSDKEAFKLLELFGLPFAKGK, encoded by the coding sequence ATGAATAGATTAAAAGCTAAATATAACGAGGTCGTAAAGCCTGCTTTGGCTAAAGAATTCGACATCAAAAATCCTATGCTAATCCCTGCGATCGAAAAGATCGTGATAAGCGTAGGCGCTGGCGAATCGGCTAAAGATCAAAAGCAACTTCAAAATATCGCCGATACTATTTCGCTAATCGCAGGACAAAAAGCCGTAGTTACCGATGCTAAAAAATCGGTCGCGGGCTTTAAAGTGCGCGAGGGATTCCCCGTCGGCGTAAAAGTAACGCTTAGAAAAGAGAATATGTTTGCGTTTTTAGACAAACTAATCTCTATCGCGCTACCGAGAGTTAAGGACTTTAGAGGCCTTCCAAAAGACGGCTTTGACGGGCGCGGAAACTACAACTTCGGCCTTGACGAGCAGCTAATGTTTCCAGAGGTTGAGTATGATAAGATTTTACGCACTCACGGTATGAATATAGTTATAGTCACGACGACAAACAGCGACAAAGAGGCATTCAAATTGCTTGAGCTATTTGGTTTGCCGTTTGCGAAAGGAAAGTAA
- a CDS encoding type Z 30S ribosomal protein S14, with translation MAKKSMIAKAARKPKFAVRGYTRCQICGRPHSVYKDFGICRVCLRKMANEGLIPGLKKASW, from the coding sequence ATGGCGAAAAAATCAATGATAGCAAAGGCTGCTAGAAAGCCTAAATTTGCGGTTCGCGGCTATACGAGATGCCAAATTTGCGGACGTCCGCATTCGGTTTATAAAGATTTTGGAATTTGCCGCGTATGCCTAAGAAAAATGGCTAACGAGGGACTAATCCCGGGTCTAAAAAAAGCAAGCTGGTAA
- the rpsH gene encoding 30S ribosomal protein S8, which translates to MLNDLISDGLTRIRNAAMRRLETTKLLHSNVVEATLSILAAKGYIESYNVVEEDKKKFINVVLKYDEHGRSVINELKRVSSPGRRVYKGKDEIKRFKNGYGTIIVSTSKGVLSNEDAHKAGVGGEILCSVW; encoded by the coding sequence ATGTTAAACGACTTAATTTCAGACGGACTAACTCGCATTAGAAACGCCGCAATGAGAAGACTTGAAACTACAAAGCTTCTTCATTCAAACGTCGTAGAGGCTACTTTATCTATCCTTGCGGCTAAAGGCTATATCGAGAGCTACAACGTCGTAGAAGAAGATAAAAAGAAATTTATAAACGTAGTTTTAAAATACGACGAGCACGGCAGAAGCGTGATTAACGAGCTTAAGCGCGTATCAAGCCCGGGTCGCCGCGTTTATAAAGGAAAAGACGAGATCAAGAGATTTAAAAACGGCTACGGAACGATCATCGTTAGCACCAGCAAAGGCGTTTTAAGCAATGAAGACGCTCACAAAGCTGGCGTAGGCGGCGAAATCCTCTGCTCTGTATGGTAA
- the rplF gene encoding 50S ribosomal protein L6 translates to MSRIGKQPIAIPSGVEVSVEGNVLKFKKGAHLKELDTKGHVDVKIEDAHIVFSPKSDERQDRAYWGTYRALANNIVIGITKGFVRQLEINGVGYKAAAKGQVLELTLGFSHPINHEVPKGVEISVEKNIITIKGDDKQVVGQIAAQVRAYRPPEPYKGKGVKYVEERIIRKAGKTSKK, encoded by the coding sequence ATGTCACGTATAGGAAAACAGCCGATAGCTATTCCAAGCGGAGTAGAGGTCAGCGTAGAAGGCAACGTCCTTAAATTTAAAAAAGGCGCTCATTTAAAAGAGCTTGACACAAAGGGGCACGTAGACGTCAAAATCGAAGATGCTCACATAGTATTTTCTCCAAAGAGCGACGAGAGACAAGATAGAGCCTACTGGGGCACTTATAGAGCACTTGCAAACAATATCGTCATCGGCATTACAAAAGGTTTTGTTCGCCAGCTTGAGATCAACGGCGTCGGTTACAAAGCCGCAGCTAAAGGCCAAGTACTTGAGCTTACTTTAGGATTTTCTCATCCGATAAATCACGAAGTGCCAAAAGGCGTTGAAATCAGCGTAGAGAAAAACATCATAACTATCAAAGGCGACGATAAGCAAGTGGTAGGCCAGATTGCAGCTCAAGTCAGAGCGTACAGACCGCCTGAACCATATAAGGGCAAAGGCGTTAAATACGTAGAAGAGCGCATCATCCGCAAAGCCGGTAAGACATCTAAGAAGTAA
- the rplR gene encoding 50S ribosomal protein L18, protein MTANVLKRKLALRIKRKRRIRAKISGTAVLPRISIFKSNRTLYVQAIDDVAAVTLAAADGRKLGVKANKEGAVTLAKEFAKTLKAKKVKTALFDRNGYLYHGVVAAFADALRENGIKL, encoded by the coding sequence ATGACAGCAAATGTATTAAAAAGAAAACTCGCTCTTAGAATCAAGAGAAAAAGAAGAATCAGAGCCAAAATTTCCGGCACTGCGGTATTGCCTAGAATTTCTATCTTCAAATCAAACAGAACTCTTTACGTCCAAGCTATCGACGACGTAGCAGCCGTAACTCTAGCGGCGGCAGACGGCAGAAAACTAGGCGTAAAAGCAAACAAAGAAGGCGCCGTAACTTTGGCTAAAGAATTTGCAAAAACTCTAAAAGCTAAAAAAGTTAAAACGGCATTATTCGACAGAAACGGCTATTTGTATCACGGAGTTGTAGCGGCTTTTGCAGACGCATTACGTGAAAACGGTATCAAACTATAA
- the rpsE gene encoding 30S ribosomal protein S5, whose product MEKYNREEFEEVMVDIGRVTKVVKGGRRFRFTALVVVGNRNGLVGFGFGKAKEVPDAMRKAVDDAFKNIIEVKRKGSTIPHDVEVKFNASRVLLRPASEGTGVIAGGSARPILELAGIKDILTKSLGSNNSANVVRATLKALSMLKG is encoded by the coding sequence ATGGAAAAATATAACAGAGAAGAATTCGAAGAAGTAATGGTTGATATCGGCCGCGTTACAAAGGTCGTAAAAGGCGGTCGTAGATTTAGATTTACGGCTCTTGTCGTAGTAGGAAACAGAAATGGCCTAGTGGGCTTTGGCTTCGGTAAAGCAAAAGAGGTACCGGACGCTATGAGAAAAGCCGTAGACGACGCGTTTAAAAACATCATCGAGGTAAAAAGAAAAGGCTCGACTATACCTCACGACGTAGAGGTTAAATTTAACGCTAGCCGCGTTTTGCTTCGCCCTGCTAGCGAAGGTACTGGCGTGATCGCGGGCGGTAGCGCTCGTCCTATTCTAGAGCTTGCGGGCATCAAGGATATCCTAACAAAATCGCTTGGCTCAAACAACTCGGCAAACGTCGTTCGCGCTACTTTAAAAGCGCTAAGCATGCTTAAAGGCTAA
- the rplO gene encoding 50S ribosomal protein L15 codes for MGLENLKPAEGSTRQTKRLGRGQGSGQGKTAGKGHKGQRARKGYNEKRGFEGGQQPLQRRLPKVGFTSKFEKPYVINVEKIVAVKELSEITIATIATVHKISSSVKKIKLIGVSAKDLASKIKDENVTVSGRA; via the coding sequence ATGGGACTAGAAAATTTAAAACCTGCCGAGGGCTCGACTAGGCAAACCAAAAGACTAGGTCGCGGTCAAGGTAGCGGTCAAGGTAAAACCGCGGGCAAAGGACACAAAGGTCAAAGAGCTAGAAAAGGCTACAACGAGAAAAGAGGCTTCGAGGGCGGTCAGCAACCGCTTCAAAGACGCCTTCCAAAGGTAGGCTTCACTTCTAAATTTGAGAAACCTTACGTAATCAACGTAGAAAAAATCGTTGCGGTAAAAGAGCTAAGCGAGATCACTATCGCTACTATCGCCACCGTACACAAAATTTCAAGCAGCGTCAAGAAAATCAAATTGATCGGAGTGAGCGCGAAAGATTTGGCTTCGAAAATCAAAGACGAGAACGTAACCGTTAGCGGACGTGCGTAA
- the secY gene encoding preprotein translocase subunit SecY encodes MNKTLTNKILITLAFLFAYRILAYVPVPGVNVNVIKEFFDSNSANALGLFNMFSGKAAERLSIISLGIMPYITASIIMELLAATFPNLGKMKKDRDGMQKYMQIIRYATIGITLVQAVGVSMGLQSLHGRGGEDAIMIDMNLFIAIAAASMLTGTMLLMWIGEQITQRGIGNGISLIIFAGIVSGIPSAIGGTVNLVNTGEMNFLVVIVILLVILVTVGIVIYVEMGERRVPVSYSRKVVMENQNKRIMNYIPIKVNLSGVIPPIFASAILMFPSTILQASTNPYIQAIHDFLNPNSYFFNFLTFLLVVFFAYFYASIAFNAKDISENLKRQGGFIPGIRPGEGTAGYLNEVASRLTFSGAIYLGLISTLPWVLVKIMGVPFYFGGTSVLIVVSVALDTMRRIEAQIYMNKYQTLSAVGL; translated from the coding sequence ATGAATAAGACATTGACCAACAAGATTTTAATCACGTTGGCATTTCTATTTGCTTACAGGATACTGGCATATGTGCCGGTTCCTGGCGTAAACGTCAATGTTATTAAAGAGTTTTTCGATTCGAATTCAGCAAATGCGCTGGGACTATTTAATATGTTCAGTGGTAAGGCTGCAGAGCGCCTTAGTATCATCTCTCTAGGCATTATGCCATACATCACGGCATCGATTATTATGGAGCTTTTAGCGGCTACTTTCCCGAATTTGGGCAAGATGAAAAAAGACCGCGACGGCATGCAAAAATATATGCAGATCATCCGCTATGCCACTATCGGTATCACGCTTGTTCAAGCAGTCGGCGTTAGTATGGGGCTTCAGAGCCTTCACGGTAGAGGCGGAGAGGACGCGATAATGATAGATATGAATTTATTTATCGCGATTGCGGCAGCTTCGATGTTAACTGGAACTATGCTTTTGATGTGGATAGGCGAGCAGATCACTCAGCGCGGTATCGGCAACGGTATCAGTCTTATTATCTTCGCGGGTATCGTTAGCGGCATACCTTCAGCTATCGGCGGAACGGTAAATTTGGTAAATACGGGCGAGATGAACTTCCTTGTAGTTATCGTAATTTTGCTTGTTATCTTGGTCACGGTAGGCATAGTTATCTACGTCGAAATGGGCGAGAGACGCGTGCCGGTGAGCTATTCGCGTAAGGTAGTGATGGAAAATCAAAATAAACGCATCATGAACTATATACCTATCAAGGTAAATTTAAGCGGCGTTATTCCTCCGATTTTCGCCAGTGCGATTTTGATGTTCCCAAGCACCATTTTGCAGGCCAGCACAAATCCTTACATCCAAGCTATTCACGATTTTTTAAATCCAAATAGCTATTTTTTCAACTTTTTAACGTTCTTGCTGGTCGTATTTTTTGCATATTTTTACGCTTCGATCGCGTTTAACGCAAAAGATATCAGCGAAAATTTAAAAAGACAGGGCGGATTTATCCCGGGCATTAGACCGGGCGAGGGTACGGCAGGCTATCTAAACGAGGTAGCATCTAGGCTAACATTTAGCGGCGCGATTTACCTCGGACTTATCTCGACGCTTCCTTGGGTACTCGTTAAAATTATGGGCGTTCCGTTTTATTTCGGCGGTACGTCGGTGCTGATCGTAGTTTCTGTTGCGCTTGATACGATGCGAAGGATAGAAGCTCAAATTTATATGAACAAATATCAAACTCTAAGCGCGGTAGGCTTGTAA
- the map gene encoding type I methionyl aminopeptidase, giving the protein MAITIMQPNDIEKMRAANKIVAQTLDYVESVIKPGISLLEIDKICEDMIRSAGAKPAFKGLYGFPNAACISVNEVVIHGIPNEYKLQEGDIVSVDIGSNLSGYFGDSARTWGVGQISREDEKLIACAKDALYFAIDTVKAGMHFKELSFEIEKFIRARGFVPLTGFCGHGIGRRPHEDPQILNYLEGGSPKSGPKIKNGMVFCVEPMICQKDGTPVIGPDKWKVTSKDGLRTSHYEHCMAVVNGRAEILSLA; this is encoded by the coding sequence ATGGCTATAACCATTATGCAGCCAAACGACATAGAGAAAATGCGAGCGGCGAATAAAATCGTCGCTCAAACCCTCGACTACGTAGAAAGCGTGATCAAGCCTGGTATTTCACTGCTCGAAATAGATAAAATTTGCGAGGATATGATAAGGTCTGCAGGTGCAAAGCCAGCGTTTAAGGGGCTTTACGGCTTTCCAAACGCCGCTTGCATCAGCGTAAACGAAGTAGTCATCCACGGCATCCCAAACGAATACAAACTGCAAGAAGGCGACATTGTAAGCGTCGATATCGGCTCAAATTTGAGCGGATATTTTGGCGACTCGGCTAGGACTTGGGGTGTTGGTCAAATTTCGCGTGAGGACGAAAAACTGATCGCTTGCGCCAAAGACGCGTTATATTTTGCGATAGACACCGTAAAAGCAGGAATGCACTTTAAAGAGCTTAGTTTTGAAATCGAGAAATTTATAAGAGCTCGCGGATTCGTTCCATTAACTGGATTTTGCGGTCACGGCATCGGTAGGCGCCCGCACGAAGATCCGCAAATTTTAAATTATTTAGAAGGCGGCAGTCCAAAATCTGGACCAAAAATTAAAAACGGAATGGTATTTTGCGTGGAGCCGATGATTTGTCAAAAAGACGGCACTCCGGTGATCGGTCCCGACAAATGGAAAGTAACCAGCAAAGACGGACTAAGAACCAGCCACTACGAGCACTGCATGGCAGTTGTGAACGGACGTGCGGAGATTTTAAGCCTAGCGTAA
- the infA gene encoding translation initiation factor IF-1 yields MAKDDVIEIDGNVIEALPNATFKVELDNKHVILCHIAGKMRMHYIKIMPGDRVKVELTPYSLDKGRIIYRHK; encoded by the coding sequence GTGGCTAAAGACGACGTCATAGAGATCGACGGCAACGTCATCGAGGCGCTGCCAAACGCGACGTTTAAAGTTGAGCTCGACAACAAACACGTGATTTTATGTCACATTGCGGGCAAGATGAGGATGCATTATATTAAGATAATGCCTGGAGACCGCGTAAAGGTGGAGTTAACGCCTTACAGTCTGGATAAGGGTAGGATAATTTACCGCCATAAGTAA
- the rpmJ gene encoding 50S ribosomal protein L36, which produces MKVRPSVKKMCDKCKIVKRQGVVRIICENPKHKQRQG; this is translated from the coding sequence ATGAAAGTTCGTCCTTCTGTAAAGAAGATGTGTGACAAGTGCAAAATTGTCAAGCGCCAAGGCGTAGTTCGCATAATCTGCGAAAATCCAAAACATAAACAAAGACAAGGATAA
- the rpsM gene encoding 30S ribosomal protein S13: protein MARIAGVDLPKKKRIEYGLTYIYGIGLYKSRQILDATKISYDKRVNDLTEDEAAAIRKEIQEHHIVEGDLRKSVAMDIKALMDLGSYRGLRHRKGLPVRGQKTKTNARTRKGKRKTVGAATK, encoded by the coding sequence ATGGCACGTATCGCAGGTGTGGATTTACCAAAGAAAAAGAGAATCGAATACGGTTTGACCTATATTTACGGTATCGGTCTTTACAAATCTCGTCAAATTTTAGACGCTACCAAAATTTCTTATGATAAAAGAGTAAACGATCTAACCGAAGACGAAGCTGCGGCTATCCGCAAAGAGATCCAAGAGCATCACATAGTGGAAGGCGACCTTAGAAAAAGCGTCGCTATGGACATCAAGGCTCTTATGGACTTAGGAAGCTACCGCGGTCTAAGACACAGAAAAGGTCTTCCGGTGCGCGGTCAAAAGACTAAAACAAACGCTAGAACTAGAAAAGGCAAGCGCAAAACAGTCGGCGCTGCGACTAAATAA
- the rpsK gene encoding 30S ribosomal protein S11 has product MAKRKVVKKKIVRKSIAKGIVYISATFNNTMVTVTDEMGNAIAWSSAGGLGFKGSKKSTPYAAQQAVEDALTKAKEHGIKEVGIKVQGPGSGRETAVKSVGAVEGIKVTFLKDITPLPHNGCRPPKRRRV; this is encoded by the coding sequence ATGGCAAAAAGAAAAGTAGTTAAAAAGAAAATTGTAAGAAAAAGTATTGCTAAAGGTATCGTTTATATAAGCGCGACTTTTAACAACACTATGGTAACGGTTACCGATGAGATGGGAAATGCTATCGCTTGGAGCAGTGCTGGCGGACTAGGTTTTAAAGGAAGTAAAAAATCAACTCCTTATGCGGCCCAACAAGCTGTAGAAGACGCTCTAACAAAAGCAAAAGAGCACGGTATAAAAGAAGTAGGCATCAAAGTACAAGGTCCTGGCAGCGGTAGAGAGACCGCAGTCAAGAGCGTAGGCGCGGTAGAGGGCATAAAAGTAACATTTTTAAAAGATATAACCCCGCTTCCGCATAATGGTTGCAGACCGCCGAAACGCCGCCGCGTATAA
- the rpsD gene encoding 30S ribosomal protein S4 gives MARYRGPVEKLERRLGVSLALKGERRLAGKSALDKRPYAPGQHGQRRSKISEYGLQLREKQKAKFMYGISEKQFRRLFQEAARREGNTGALLVQLLEQRLDNVVYRMGFATTRRFARQLVTHGHILVNGKRVDIPSYRVQAGAKVEVIEKSKNNPQIVRAIDLTAQTGIVAWVDVEKDKKFGIFTRTPEREEVVIPVEERFIVELYSK, from the coding sequence ATGGCTAGATATAGAGGACCCGTTGAAAAATTAGAAAGAAGACTCGGCGTTAGTTTGGCGCTAAAGGGCGAGCGTCGCTTGGCAGGTAAGAGCGCGCTTGATAAAAGACCTTACGCTCCGGGACAACACGGACAAAGAAGAAGCAAGATAAGCGAATACGGCTTGCAGCTTCGCGAAAAACAAAAAGCTAAATTTATGTACGGCATTAGCGAGAAGCAATTCCGCCGCTTATTCCAAGAGGCCGCTCGCCGCGAGGGAAATACCGGTGCGCTTTTGGTACAGCTTTTAGAGCAAAGATTAGATAACGTAGTTTACAGAATGGGCTTTGCTACGACTCGCCGCTTTGCTCGTCAGCTAGTTACTCACGGACATATTTTAGTAAACGGTAAGAGAGTAGATATTCCTTCTTATAGAGTCCAAGCGGGCGCTAAAGTAGAGGTTATCGAAAAATCTAAAAACAATCCGCAAATCGTTCGCGCGATCGATCTTACGGCGCAAACTGGCATCGTAGCTTGGGTCGACGTCGAAAAAGATAAAAAATTCGGAATTTTCACAAGAACTCCGGAAAGGGAAGAAGTCGTCATTCCTGTCGAGGAAAGATTCATAGTAGAGCTTTATTCGAAATAA
- a CDS encoding DNA-directed RNA polymerase subunit alpha, with product MRKITTSAYMPTEISVESISENVARITAYPFETGYAVTLAHPLRRLLYSSTVGFAATGVKIEGVSHEFDSMRGMLEDVAQFIINLKNIRFKLKNESEREVVEYSFKGPKEIKAGDLKSDVVDIVNPDAYLATINEDAELKFSVIIQKGIGYVPSEEIRDNTEEGYIALDAFFTPVKKAVYELVNVLVEDNPDYEKIIFTVTTDGQVGAIEAFKHAIEAMYQQMSVFKGVLNIDVSAGLNSQTSGSEHAKLLQSVEELNLSARSFNCLDKAEIRFIGELALMDENELKELKNLGKKSLEEIKAVMQEIGYPVGGDLGGGKEQLKKKIADLKSQMSAKE from the coding sequence ATGAGAAAAATTACCACATCAGCTTATATGCCTACCGAAATTTCAGTAGAGAGTATAAGCGAGAATGTCGCCAGAATAACCGCGTATCCGTTTGAGACGGGCTATGCGGTCACTTTGGCTCATCCGCTAAGACGACTTTTATATAGCAGTACGGTTGGATTTGCAGCTACGGGCGTCAAGATAGAGGGCGTATCTCACGAATTTGATTCGATGAGAGGCATGCTCGAGGACGTAGCGCAGTTTATTATAAATTTAAAAAACATCCGCTTTAAGCTAAAAAACGAGTCTGAGCGCGAGGTGGTCGAGTATTCGTTTAAAGGTCCAAAAGAGATAAAAGCCGGCGATCTAAAAAGCGATGTCGTAGATATCGTAAATCCGGACGCCTATCTTGCGACCATAAACGAGGACGCGGAGCTTAAATTTTCCGTAATCATCCAAAAAGGTATCGGATACGTCCCAAGCGAAGAGATAAGAGATAATACCGAAGAGGGTTACATAGCCCTTGACGCGTTCTTTACGCCTGTTAAAAAAGCCGTTTACGAGCTAGTAAACGTTCTAGTCGAGGACAATCCCGACTATGAGAAGATTATTTTCACGGTTACGACGGACGGACAAGTGGGCGCGATCGAAGCGTTTAAACATGCGATCGAGGCGATGTATCAACAGATGTCGGTGTTTAAAGGCGTTTTAAATATCGACGTTTCGGCAGGTCTAAACTCTCAAACTTCTGGCAGCGAGCATGCGAAACTACTTCAAAGCGTAGAAGAGTTAAATTTGAGCGCCAGAAGCTTTAACTGCCTTGATAAAGCCGAGATTAGATTTATCGGCGAGCTTGCTTTGATGGATGAAAACGAGCTAAAAGAGCTTAAAAATTTAGGTAAAAAATCTCTCGAAGAGATTAAAGCCGTTATGCAAGAGATCGGATATCCGGTCGGCGGCGACCTAGGCGGCGGCAAAGAGCAACTCAAGAAAAAAATCGCCGATCTAAAATCACAAATGAGTGCAAAAGAGTAA
- the rplQ gene encoding 50S ribosomal protein L17: protein MRHGHGYRKLGRTSAHRSALLKNLAIAIIKSEKIETTLPKAKELRSYIEKLITRARKGDSNAHRAVFASLQDKETTNKLVTELAPKFVGKNGGYTRIVKTRVRRGDAAEMAYIELIKE from the coding sequence ATGAGACACGGTCACGGATACAGAAAACTAGGTAGGACGTCGGCTCACCGCTCGGCTCTACTTAAAAACTTAGCTATCGCTATCATCAAAAGCGAAAAGATAGAGACGACCTTGCCTAAGGCAAAAGAGTTAAGAAGCTATATCGAAAAGCTAATCACTAGAGCGAGAAAAGGCGACAGCAACGCTCACAGAGCGGTTTTTGCTAGCTTGCAGGATAAAGAAACTACGAACAAGCTAGTAACTGAACTTGCTCCAAAATTCGTAGGCAAGAACGGCGGATATACGCGCATCGTTAAGACTCGCGTTCGCCGAGGCGATGCTGCCGAGATGGCTTATATAGAGCTAATCAAAGAATAA
- a CDS encoding NifU family protein has translation MIPFTDEELLKPVKASLQKVLPMLENDGGGMELLGIKNGKIYVRLTGHCHGCAASSTTLKYGIERQLRMDIHPELEVVNIPIGEEVKFD, from the coding sequence ATGATCCCATTTACCGATGAAGAGCTTTTAAAGCCCGTAAAAGCCAGCCTGCAAAAGGTTTTGCCTATGCTTGAAAACGACGGCGGAGGCATGGAGCTATTAGGCATCAAAAATGGCAAAATTTACGTCCGTCTAACCGGCCACTGCCACGGTTGCGCAGCTAGCTCGACCACGCTAAAATACGGCATCGAGCGCCAGCTCCGCATGGATATCCACCCCGAGCTAGAGGTCGTAAACATCCCTATCGGCGAGGAAGTTAAATTTGATTGA